CCGGCCACCATCAGGTTCTGCCCCTCGAGGCTCATCTGGTTGCCCGCCAACGTCTCGGGCGTCAGCTGCCCGCCCGGCACGACGTGGTAGGTCAGAATCTTCGTCAACTTCTCCTTGTCGGCGAGCACCTGGTCGAGCTGCGCCTTCGGAATCTTCGCGAACGCGTCGTTCGTCGGTGCGAAGACGGTGACGTTCGCGGAGCTGTTGAGCGAGTCGACCAGGCCCGCCTTCTTGACCGCACTGACCAGGGTGGACAGCAGCGGGTTCCCGGATGCCGCGGTCGCCACCGGCACCTGAGACATCGCCTGGAAGCTGCCGGCGTTCATCGGATCGGTGGGAACGGCGGCGCAGCCGGCGCCGAACTCGCCGGCGGCCATCGCCGGGCTCGACGCCATCGCTGACGACGTCGCGCCGGCCGGCGGATTCGCGGTCTGCGCGTCGTCGCTGGCACTGCCGCACGCGGCGACGCTCAACGCGAACGCGGCCACAGCGGCGACGGCGACGAACTTGGGGAGACGCATGTTTATCCCTTCACGGAGAACTTGTGTGCGGAAGGGATTCGGGCCCACCAGGAGAGCGGATGGGTCCCGGTGGCAACTTTCTCGCGCGCCACCCGAATGAGTGACGGATCAGGCCGGTAGGTGGCCGAGGTCGACGATCGCGATCGTGGTCACCGCGAGCCCGGCGATCAGGATCGCACCGGCGGCGAGCGCCGGAAGCCGGCGGGTCAGCCAGGCCGCGCGGCGGGCGTCCAGCCGGCCTTGCAGGCGCAGCCCCCAGCGGGCGAGCGCGATGCCGATTCCGGTCAGCGCGGCGGCCATGCCGATGCCGTACGCGACGACGAGCAGAACGCCGAACCACGCTCGGTCGAGTGCGGCGGCCCCGAGGAGCACGACGACCGCCGACGGACTGGGCGACAAGCCGCCGATGAAACCCATCGCGACCGCGGTCCGGGACGAGACTCGTTCGTGGCGGTTCTGTCCGTGGTCGTGCCCGTGGCCGCCGCCGTGTCCGTGACCGTGGTCATGCCCGTGGCCGTCGTCGTGCCCGTGTCCGTGGCCGTCGTCGTGCCCGTGGCCACGGCCGCCGTCGTGCCCGTGGCCGTGGCCGCCGTCGTGGTCGTGGCCGTGCCCGTGGCCACCGTCGTGGCCGTGCCCGTGGCCGCCGTCGTGGTCGTGGCCGTGCCCGTGGCCACCGTCGTGGCCGCGGTGGCCCACGGCGGCCAGCGGGCGGCCGACCCAGGCCCGACGCAGCAGCACGACGCCCAGCCCGGCGACGAGCACGCCGCTGGCGAGCTTGAGCACGCCATACATCGCCGCCGGGGCGATCTCCAGCGATGCCGCGAGCGCGACCGCCAGGACCAGCACACCGAGGGTGTGTATCGCGGCGACGGTCCCGGCGAGTTGCAGCGCCTGCTTGCGACGGCCGCGCTGGGCGACGAGGTAGGCGGCCATCACCGTCTTGCCGTGCCCGGGCGCCACCGCGTGCGCGGCACCGAGCACCATCGCGGTGAGCAGGGCGAGCAGGCCCACCCCGAGGGTCAACTCGGGCCGGCCGATCAGGTCGTCGAACCAGGCCGTCACCCCCGGTCCGGGTGCCGGATCGGTGAAGCCCGCGACGGCCGGCGCCGCCGGACCGCCGGGCCGGACCAAGAGATGCGCCGCCCGGATGTCGAGCGGGCCGGTCCCGGCCGGATAAGCCGACAGCCGTCCGCTGATGGTGGCCGCCGGCACCGACGACCCGGTCAGGGTGGCCCGGTCTCCGACAGCCGTCACCTCCCGCCACCCGATCCGGTTCTCGAACGCCGTGCCGCGGTAGTCGACCGTCGTGCCCTCGTGAATCGTGGCCTCGGCGCGCAGCGCGCATTCGACGCGGATCGTCTCGAGCCCACCCGACCCCGGACGCGACTCGGCCCGCGCGGCGCGGACCGCAACCCGCGCGGCCTGCCCGTCGACGGTCAGGGCAGTGTCCGCGGCGACCGCTGTGCAGGTGTGCTGCGCCCAGGCGGGCAGCGCGTCGCCGATCTCGTCGCGCCGCGCCTGGAACGCCGGGAGCTCGGCCAGGTCGATGACGTAGTCGATGGTGACGCCGGACGTTCCGACGCGCAGGCCCGCGTACTGGTTGGTGGTGAAGTTGCCCAACGGATGCGCCGCTGCGGGCGCGGCCAGGCCGAGCACGGCCGCGACGCCGAGCGCGAGCACGGCGAGCAGCCGCTTCACCGGGCGTCCAACGCGGCCAGGCTGGTCCGCGCGGTCTCGGCACCGAGCGGGTTGAAGTGCGGGTCGATCCGCAACGCTTCGGCGATGTCGGCGCGCGCGCCTTTCCGGTCGCCGAGCGCGAGGCGGATCATGCCGCGGTGGAAATGGCCGCGGGCATCTCTGGTGCCGAGCCGCAGCGCGTCGTCGGCGTGCGGGAGTGCCTCGGCGGACCTCCCGGCCCGGTGCAGCGCCCACCCCAGCGCGTCGGCGACGACGGTTGACTTCCGCGTCGTGTAGAGCTGCTTCGCGGCGGTGACCGCACGGGCGGCTTCGCCGTTGTCGGCCCAGAACAGCACGACGTCGACGTCCGGCTGGTTGGTGCTGCCGACCGCCCGGGTGACGTCGTAGGCCTGCTTCGCACCGGCGACGTCGCCGGTGGAGGTGAGCAGGTCGCCGAGCGCGGTCGCGTACTCCGGAGTGGGCAGCGTGTCGAGTGCGGCGCGGAGGTCGGCAGCGGCGCCGGCGGTGTCGCCGCGCCCGGCCGCGAGGTGTGCCCGCCCGGCGAGCAGCGGCGCGCTGCCGGGTTGCCGGGCCAGCCCCTCGGCGACGTAGGTGGCCGCGGCGGCCGGGTCACCGGTGAGCGCGGCGAGGCTCGCGAGGTGCGTCAGGGTGAAGGTGATGTCGCCGGGCTCGGTCGCGACCTCCCGGGCCTGGCGCATCAGGTCCAGCGCGCGCGGCAGGTCACCGCGCAGCTCGTAGGTGTAGGAGGCGCGGGCGTAGGAACCGGTGTCGGGCCGCAGGTCGACCATCTTCTGCACGGCGGCGAACCCGTCCTCGGGCCGGCCGAGCTCGATCAGCGCGTCGGCGAGCGCGCCGTAGGCATCGGCCGCGTAGGGGTCCACACCCACCGCCTTGCGTGCGTAGCGCTCCGCGCCGGCGAAGTCATGTCGGGCCGCCTCGAGCGCGGCGAACCCGGTCAGCGCCGGGCCGTTGCGGTCCTCGCCGCGGATCGACAGCGAGTGCCGCAGCGCCTCCTCGGCCGGGCCGTAGTGGCCGGGGTCGGCCGTGATCCGGGCGAGCTGCACGTGGGCCATGCCCAGATCGGCCCAGCCCTGCCAGTCGTCGGGCACCCGCGCCAGCCGCTCCTCGGTGCGGGTGACCAGCGCGGCGAGCGCGCTCGCCTGGCTCTGCGCGGCCGGCGTTCCGGTGGGGCCCGCCGATCTCCACGGTCCCCAGAGCACGGCCGCCGCTGTGGTGAGCGCGACAGCGACGACCACGACGGTGCCGGCCTTCAGCCAGGTGTGACGCACACCCGGAGCAACGGTCCCGCGGGTGGGACCGACACGGCAGAAATTGCCACCAAAAGGGACCAATCCGTCATGTCATCGGCTACGAACACCTCGTTGACCAATGTGCGTACGCGGCTGCGTACGCCTGGACAACCAGGAGAACGATGAGACTTCACCTGTCCACGACCCGCAAGGCCCTCGTCGCGGCGGCGACCGTGGCCCTTGCCGCCGCCGGCCTGGCAACGCTCCAGCCGGTGCCCACCACTGCCTCGTCCCACCGCGAGGCGCCACTGATCGCCGGCCAGCCGCGCCTGGACAACACCGACCTCTACGCGTTCGTGAGCCCCGACGCGCCCAACACGGTCACGATGATCGCCAACTGGACGCCCTTCGAGGAGCCCAACGGCGGACCGAACTTCTACCCGTTCGAGGTCAACGCCGCGCACGACATCAACATCGACAACAACGGCGACGCCCGCCCGGACATCACCTACCGCTGGACGTTCAGCAGCTCCTACCGCAACCCGAACACGTTCCTCTACAACACCGGCGTCGTCACCTCGCTGACCGACCCGGACCTCAACTTCAACCAGACCTACAAACTCGAGCGGATCACGTCGTACGGCAGCCAGACGCTTGTGAAGAATGCTCGGGTCGCGCCGTCGTTCACCGGCAAGGCGTCGATGCCCAACTACGGCGCCCTAGCTGCCCAGGCGGTCACTCCGATCACGGGCGGTCGCAAGACCTTCGCCGGGAACGCCGACGACTCGTTCTTCCTCGACCTGCGGGTCTTCGACCTGCTCTACGGGGGCAACTTCTCCGAGGTCGGCCAGGACACCCTGGCCGGCTACAACGTCAACACCATCGCGTTCCAGGTGCCCAAGAGCGACCTCGCACTGCGCGGCGACGCTGGCCGCAACCCGGTTGTCGGCGTCTGGACGACCACTTCGCGCTCCGGCGCCGAAGTCACCGAGAGCGGCGACCACGGCGGTCTCAAGCAGGTCTCCCGCCTAGGCAACCCGCTGGTCAACGAGGTGGTCATCCCGGTCGGCCGCAAGAACGAGTTCAACGCCACCAAGCCGCAGGACGACGCCAAGTTCGCCAAGTTCGTGACCAACCCGGAGGTGCCCCGCCTGGTCCAGGCCATCTACGGGATCCCCGCGCCGCCGACACCGCGCAACGACCTGGTCGAGGTCTTCCTGACCGGTGTCTGCAAGGCGTGCGGCCCGGTGCAGGCCGACCTCAACTCGCAGTTGCTCAACAAGGACGTCAAGCAGAGTCAGTTCAAGCCCAGCGAGATGCTGCGCCTCAACATGTCGATCCCACCGTCGGCCAACCCGAACCGGCTCGGCGTTGTCGGCGGTGACCTCGCCGGATTCCCGAACGGCCGCCGCCTGGCCGACGACGTCCTGGACATCACCCTCCAGGCCGCCGAAGGCATCCTGCTGCCGAACCCACCGCCGGCCGTGGTCGGGCTCGGCGACCAGGTCAACACGAACAACGTCCCGTTCCGGACCGCGTTCCCCTACATCGCGCTGCCCAACCAGGTAGCGGTCAACCAGAACTGAGCCAGCAGGGGGCGGCGGGACCATCGGCCCGCCGCCTCCACCTGTTCAGGTGCGCCGCGGCAGCAGGGCGACATGGCCGTAGAAGTGCCGGATCTCGGCGACGATCCGGTCGAAGTCGTCGAGGTCGATCGGCTTGGTGACGTAGGCGTTGGCATGGGCGGCGTAGCTCGCCAGGACATCGCCGGCCGCGGCCGAGGTGGTGAAGACGATCGCCGGGATGGCCTTGAGATCGTCGTCGGCCTTGATCTGGCTGAGCACCTCCCGGCCGTCGACCCGAGGCATGTTCAGGTCCAACAGGATCAGATCGGGCCGGGGCGCGTCGTCGAACGGTGCTTCCCGCCGCAGAAAGGCCAACGCGTCCACCCCGTCAGCGACGTGGTGCAACGTGCTGGGCAGGCTGTGCTCGGCGAACGCGTTCTCCACCAGCGCGACATCGCCAAGGTCATCTTCGACCACCAACACCTGCAACATGACTTGGCCCTTCACCCCGCTCCGGCGGGTGGTCATTGGCCGAAGACCCGGCCGATGCCGCCATAGTCCCACGCGCCGTGCTCAGGTAGGCACCTAGGAGGGCTGCTCCGCTCGAACTCACCTGCGCACACTGTCTTCCTACAGCTCACCGCCGAGGGCGTCCAGCAGCCTGTCGCGGGTGACTCCAAGATCGGCCAGCACCTTCGTATCCGCCGGGTCGTCGAGGTTGATCTGGCTAGGCAGGCTTCCCGCGATCGACTCAGCGAAGTCAGGTCCGAAAGCGCGCCGGATGACGTTGAGGGCGTGGTTCTTCGTGATGACCGCCATGGCGGCATCTTTCCAGCACCAGCCGCGGTCGGCGACCTTCCTATTGGTCCGCGGCCGGCATCCGCCAGGGCTCGATCGGGTTGACGAGCAGGGCGGTGCTAGGCGTCAGTGGCAGCCGGTCGACGGTCACGACGGTCGCGGTTTGCCGGGTGGAGCCGGTCGTGGCCAACCGCAACTCGTGGCGGACGTCATTTTCGAAGCCGCCGACGCATTCGTGCGGGGTCACCTGCTCGACCTCGTCGATCGCGGCGATGCCGATCAGCAGCAGCACGGAATGCCTGCTCAAGTCGACCGCGGCGACCTGGGCTCGGACCGTGTCATCGCCGACCAGCTCGATCAGCGCCTGTCGCGAAGCTTCGTCACGGGCGACGACTATCCGGGTCTGGGCGCCTCCGGTGTGGTGGCCCGCGGTGAGCGGGACACGTCTCGCCGAGATGTCGCCTTCGCTGATCAGAATCGGCGGGTCGGCGTTGGTCCACATTTCGTCGGGCTCGCCGAGCGCGGTCAGGCCAACCGTTAGATCGGAGGGGAAAGCGGTTTGCGACATTCGCTCGTAGGAAACGACGACCCGACCGATGCGGGCCAGCCTCAGGTCAAAGAACAGCGGCCGGTCCTGCAACTGCCCGCGAACCGACCGCCAGGCGCGTCGGGCCGTCGCATTGTCGGCGTATATCTCGACGGACAGGATCGGGTAGGGCTGCCAGGTGGGGAACCGGATCTCGCGCCGGGCTGTCCGCAACCGTGGGTCGAGATCCAGCGTGAGCGGCGGCGGATCTCTGAACGGCAGGTTCAGGGTGAGTCCGGCGGCCTGGAAGGCGGTCTCGACCTGCGCGAGCAGCGGATCGACGGGCGGCTCGTCGGCTGGCACGCCCGCCTCGGTCACCGGAGCGCCGCCGCGCCCCATACGCGCGGCGATGTCAGCGGGTACCCAGCCCCAGGGCGCCGGCCCCTCCTGCCAGGCTTCTTCGTCGTCGGCCGTCTGATACCTGTAGTGCGCGCAAGCCTTCAACCCTTCGACGGCGGTGACACCGAACGGCAGGGCTTGAAAGTGGTACGCCGGTAATGGCGGGTCACCCCAAGCCGGATCCGTGGTCGCGGCGTGGTTCTGCTGCCACAGGTCGGTGCCCAGCGCGTCAGGGTCGGCGCTCATCGCCGTCCACTCCTCCGCTTCCACGGGCCCGTGGACGGGAGGCGCTCACGACCCCGCACCCTGTCTTAGCACGGCCTTCGCATGCAGGTGTGGACCGGCTACCCTGACCCGCATCGGACTAGCGCTGGCATCTCATTCTCTGGAGAACCATATGCGCGGTACCAGTATCGGTGCGTGCCCGCTCCGCGCCCATCTAGATCCGCGCCTCTTGCGATTCAGCGCCGGGGCCACAGCGAGCGTCCTCGCCGTCGTGCTGCTCATCGTCGACGTTGCTCGACCATTGGCTCTCGGCCTGCTCGCCTCCCAGGTCGCCGTGTTCGCGTTCACCGCGTTCGTGAGTTTTCAGTGGTCGTTGTGGGCGCAGATCTTCGCCCGTGTCATCTGGCCGCGGATCGGACCGCCAGCCGCGTTGGAGGATGCTCGGCCGGCGAGGTTCGCCCAGTTGATCGGCTTCGTGCTCACCGCTCTGGCGCTGGCCACCTTCGCACTCGGCGCCGATGTCGCCGGCTACAGCCTCACCGGTCTCGCCTTCGGCCTGGCAGCCCTCAACGCAGCCACCGGGCTGTGCCTGGGCTGCAAGGCCTACCACCTGGGCCTTTTGTTCAGGACCCGCCGCCGTACGGGCGGGTAATGATCTCGAGAAAGTGCCCGCTGGGATCTTCCCAGTAGACGCCGCGCCCGCCGTCATTAGTGTTGATCTCGCTGGGGCTGCGTCGCCCCGGGTCGGCCCAGTAGGCCAGACCCCGAGCACGGATTCGGCCGAAGATCTGGTCGAACTCCGCCTCGCTCACCAGGAACGCGTAATGCTGCGGGTGGACCGGCCCGTGATCGTCGGCGAAGTCGAGTGACACCTCGTTGTCGACCTCTACGACCAGGAACGGACCGAACGGCTTGGGCTCAGCCAATCCCAGAATCTCGGCGACGAACCTGGCCGACTCCCGCTTATCGCGGACCCGCACGATGGTGTGATTCAGCTGGACAACCATCCCGCAAGTCTGGCGCGCGCCAGGCAGTTGCGCGATCGCTGGGGTACGCACCCGTGCGGCGGACGCCCACACCGTTCGCGCCTCGCCCCACCGGCGATACAAATCGCAACTCATCGCGGTCAGTGGTGCGGACTGCTGCCGTGGCTGAACCGCAACGCAGGCGACTCGATGGCACCGCCGGCGGCCCACTCGACGGCCTTCCACTCCTGGCACAATGGGCCAACTGCGAGGTGCGGCTGCTCGTCCAGCACCGCGGCCATGCCGTCGAGATCAACGTCGCGCTGCTCAGCCCGCTATTCAAGCCAGTACACCACCGGCTGGGCGAGACCGCATTCCACCTGCACCCAGGAGACGCGCTACTGCTCTACACCGACGGCATCACCGAGGCCCGCGACGAAGCCGGCCTCGAATTCGGTGAGGTACGCGTCGCTGCCGAACTGGCCGCCACCCACAGGCCACCGCCGCGTAGACCCTCAGCCACCTCCAGCACGAGGCGTCCACGCACTCCGTCGGCCATGCCATCGACGACACCGCACTGATTCTCCTCCGCTTCAGGCCCTGACCCACCGGGCATGGGTGGAAGACGCGGTTCGCTTCACGACGCCGGCGGGATACTTTGTCGCCATGGAAAGGTCGAAGGAGGAGCGGCTCCAGCTGGCCTTGGACGCGGCTCAACTGGGCACGTTCGTATGGTATGTAGAGGACCGCAGCGAGCCTGACCAGCGGATGTTGGAGCTGTTCAACCTTCCGACAGACGGCACGCTATCGCTCTCGGCCGCGCTGGACTCCATGATCCATCCGGTTGATCGGGATCGGTACGCCGCGGCGGTCAGCGCGGCGCTTGATCCTGCGGGTTCCCGTGAGCTTCGGGAGACAATCCGGGTGTTGCAGGCGCACGGAGGCTACAACTGGGTGGCGGTGACCGCTCGCGCGTTCTTCGAAGGCCACCCGCCGGCGCCGATGCGGCTGGTGGGGGTCGCGGCCGACGTGACCGACCGCTACGAAGCCGAGGCACGCCGCGCTTTCCTGTTCGAGCTGAGCGAGGCACTGCGTTCCCTGACAGACCCGCTGGCGGTCAAGGCAAAGGCCGTGGACCTGCTCGGCCGGCATCTGCAGGTGAGCCGAGCCCTGTACGTCGACGTCGTGCACGAGCCAGACAGCGACTACTACGTGGCCGAGAGCGACTTCCACGACCCGACGGTGGCGAGCATCGTGGGCCGCTACCGGGCCGACGACTTCGGCGCCACCCTGTTCGCCGAGTGGCGTGCCGGGCGCACGATCACCGTCACCGACGTGTCGACCGACCCACGACTGAGCGACCTTGAGCGGCTGGCGTACCCAGCCACTGACGTTCAAGCGTTCGTAGCCGTGCCACTGGTGAAGGAAGGATCACATGTGGCATCGCTGATGCTGCATCAGAACACCTCGCGGATGTGGGGCCGGGCGGAGATCACGCTGGTCGAGGAGGTCGCCGAACGCACGTGGGCGGCCGTCGAACGAGCCAAAGCCGAGAAGGAGCTCCGCGAGAGTGAACTGCGGTTCCGTGAAGTGGTCGACGTGACTCCACAGCTGGTGTGGGTCGGTCGCCTCGACGGAGCGGTCGAATTCGCCAACCAGAACTGGATCGCGTCGACCGGTGTCGACCCCGCGCAAGAGGATCACCGGTCCATGCTGTTCGCGGCAACTCACCCGGCCGACGTGGACCGGTTGGCCGCCGACTGGACGGCATGCGAGACGCATGGCACCGCCTTCGAGAGTGAGCTGCGGCTGAAGCAACGCTCGGGCGGGTTCCGCTGGTTCCTGGTCCGTATCGTGCCGCTCAACGACGGAACCGGTTGCGTCGTCAAATGGTTCGGCGTCGCCACCGACATCGACGACCGCCGGCGCGCCGACGAGGTCCTGCGTGGGCAGGAGCGTCACGGCCAACGCATCCGGGTCCGGATGGAACTCCTCGCCGACGTCATCAGCGATCTTGAGACGGCGCCGAGCGTCGAGGACGGCCTCCGCCGCCTGGTCGCCCGCCTGGCCCCCGGATTCGCGGCCAGGGCCACCATCACCCCGGCCACTCATCCCAGCGGCATAACGATATCCACGGGCCGCGACGCCACGGTCAAAATGACTGTCGAGTTCGACGATCAAGACAGCCGGCCCTATCTGGATGAGGACCTGGCATTTCTCGACGATCTCGCCACCCGGGTCAGCGTCGTACTCTCCGAAATTCGGATTCGCCAAGACGAGCACCGCGTCGCGCTGGCCTTGCAGCGCGCGCTGCTGCCCAGGACCATCACGAGCGCGGCCGACGCGCTCCTGTCCGCCCGGTACGAAGCAGGCGCCGTCGCGCTCGAGGTTGGCGGCGACTGGTACGACGCCTTCGAGTTGCCCGGCGGCACGATCGCGATCACGGTCGGCGATGTCGTCGGACACGGCCTTGACGCCGCCATCGCGATGGGCACGTTACGGGTGGGCATGCGTGCACTGGCCCCGCACTCCACCGGGCCAGGCGGGCTGCTCTCGCAGTTTGACCAGTTCGCAGTCGACGTCGACGGTGCGGGCTTCGTGACGGCCTGCTACGCCGAGTACAACCCGGCTACCCGTGAGATGCGGTATGCGTCCGCTGGGCATCCGCCGATCCTCGTCATCGACGCGCAGGGTGGCGCCCGATGGCTGATGGGCGGCCGTTCAGGCCCGCTCAACGGCACCGTCGACCCCAGCCGGACGGAAGCCACCGATCTCCTAGATGCAGGCTCCACCGTGCTGTTCTACTCCGACGGACTGATCGAGCGCCGCCGCGAGACCATCACGACCAGCCTTGACCGGCTCGAACACGCCGCCGTCGCCCTTCGCGAACTCCCGATCGACGAGTTTTGCGGCCAGCTCATCGAGACCCTGGCCGGGGACGAACCTCGCACCGACGACGTCGTCGTCCTGTGCCTGCGGGTAGCGCTGCCCGGCTATCACCGCGAGTTGGCTTGCGACCCGCACGAGCTGCGAAGCCTGCGCCGCTCGCTCACCGCCTGGGGAGACCAACGGCAGGTCCCCGCCGAAGACATCGCCCAGCTGATCCTGGCCGTTGGCGAAGCGGCCTCAAACGC
This genomic interval from Asanoa ferruginea contains the following:
- a CDS encoding DUF4331 domain-containing protein codes for the protein MRLHLSTTRKALVAAATVALAAAGLATLQPVPTTASSHREAPLIAGQPRLDNTDLYAFVSPDAPNTVTMIANWTPFEEPNGGPNFYPFEVNAAHDINIDNNGDARPDITYRWTFSSSYRNPNTFLYNTGVVTSLTDPDLNFNQTYKLERITSYGSQTLVKNARVAPSFTGKASMPNYGALAAQAVTPITGGRKTFAGNADDSFFLDLRVFDLLYGGNFSEVGQDTLAGYNVNTIAFQVPKSDLALRGDAGRNPVVGVWTTTSRSGAEVTESGDHGGLKQVSRLGNPLVNEVVIPVGRKNEFNATKPQDDAKFAKFVTNPEVPRLVQAIYGIPAPPTPRNDLVEVFLTGVCKACGPVQADLNSQLLNKDVKQSQFKPSEMLRLNMSIPPSANPNRLGVVGGDLAGFPNGRRLADDVLDITLQAAEGILLPNPPPAVVGLGDQVNTNNVPFRTAFPYIALPNQVAVNQN
- a CDS encoding response regulator, translated to MLQVLVVEDDLGDVALVENAFAEHSLPSTLHHVADGVDALAFLRREAPFDDAPRPDLILLDLNMPRVDGREVLSQIKADDDLKAIPAIVFTTSAAAGDVLASYAAHANAYVTKPIDLDDFDRIVAEIRHFYGHVALLPRRT
- a CDS encoding tetratricopeptide repeat protein is translated as MRHTWLKAGTVVVVAVALTTAAAVLWGPWRSAGPTGTPAAQSQASALAALVTRTEERLARVPDDWQGWADLGMAHVQLARITADPGHYGPAEEALRHSLSIRGEDRNGPALTGFAALEAARHDFAGAERYARKAVGVDPYAADAYGALADALIELGRPEDGFAAVQKMVDLRPDTGSYARASYTYELRGDLPRALDLMRQAREVATEPGDITFTLTHLASLAALTGDPAAAATYVAEGLARQPGSAPLLAGRAHLAAGRGDTAGAAADLRAALDTLPTPEYATALGDLLTSTGDVAGAKQAYDVTRAVGSTNQPDVDVVLFWADNGEAARAVTAAKQLYTTRKSTVVADALGWALHRAGRSAEALPHADDALRLGTRDARGHFHRGMIRLALGDRKGARADIAEALRIDPHFNPLGAETARTSLAALDAR
- a CDS encoding fasciclin domain-containing protein, whose protein sequence is MRLPKFVAVAAVAAFALSVAACGSASDDAQTANPPAGATSSAMASSPAMAAGEFGAGCAAVPTDPMNAGSFQAMSQVPVATAASGNPLLSTLVSAVKKAGLVDSLNSSANVTVFAPTNDAFAKIPKAQLDQVLADKEKLTKILTYHVVPGGQLTPETLAGNQMSLEGQNLMVAGNGANFTVNGDSKVVCGNVKTANATVYIVDTVLMPPA
- a CDS encoding High-affinity nickel-transporter, which encodes MKRLLAVLALGVAAVLGLAAPAAAHPLGNFTTNQYAGLRVGTSGVTIDYVIDLAELPAFQARRDEIGDALPAWAQHTCTAVAADTALTVDGQAARVAVRAARAESRPGSGGLETIRVECALRAEATIHEGTTVDYRGTAFENRIGWREVTAVGDRATLTGSSVPAATISGRLSAYPAGTGPLDIRAAHLLVRPGGPAAPAVAGFTDPAPGPGVTAWFDDLIGRPELTLGVGLLALLTAMVLGAAHAVAPGHGKTVMAAYLVAQRGRRKQALQLAGTVAAIHTLGVLVLAVALAASLEIAPAAMYGVLKLASGVLVAGLGVVLLRRAWVGRPLAAVGHRGHDGGHGHGHDHDGGHGHGHDGGHGHGHDHDGGHGHGHDGGRGHGHDDGHGHGHDDGHGHDHGHGHGGGHGHDHGQNRHERVSSRTAVAMGFIGGLSPSPSAVVVLLGAAALDRAWFGVLLVVAYGIGMAAALTGIGIALARWGLRLQGRLDARRAAWLTRRLPALAAGAILIAGLAVTTIAIVDLGHLPA
- a CDS encoding SpoIIE family protein phosphatase; amino-acid sequence: MERSKEERLQLALDAAQLGTFVWYVEDRSEPDQRMLELFNLPTDGTLSLSAALDSMIHPVDRDRYAAAVSAALDPAGSRELRETIRVLQAHGGYNWVAVTARAFFEGHPPAPMRLVGVAADVTDRYEAEARRAFLFELSEALRSLTDPLAVKAKAVDLLGRHLQVSRALYVDVVHEPDSDYYVAESDFHDPTVASIVGRYRADDFGATLFAEWRAGRTITVTDVSTDPRLSDLERLAYPATDVQAFVAVPLVKEGSHVASLMLHQNTSRMWGRAEITLVEEVAERTWAAVERAKAEKELRESELRFREVVDVTPQLVWVGRLDGAVEFANQNWIASTGVDPAQEDHRSMLFAATHPADVDRLAADWTACETHGTAFESELRLKQRSGGFRWFLVRIVPLNDGTGCVVKWFGVATDIDDRRRADEVLRGQERHGQRIRVRMELLADVISDLETAPSVEDGLRRLVARLAPGFAARATITPATHPSGITISTGRDATVKMTVEFDDQDSRPYLDEDLAFLDDLATRVSVVLSEIRIRQDEHRVALALQRALLPRTITSAADALLSARYEAGAVALEVGGDWYDAFELPGGTIAITVGDVVGHGLDAAIAMGTLRVGMRALAPHSTGPGGLLSQFDQFAVDVDGAGFVTACYAEYNPATREMRYASAGHPPILVIDAQGGARWLMGGRSGPLNGTVDPSRTEATDLLDAGSTVLFYSDGLIERRRETITTSLDRLEHAAVALRELPIDEFCGQLIETLAGDEPRTDDVVVLCLRVALPGYHRELACDPHELRSLRRSLTAWGDQRQVPAEDIAQLILAVGEAASNAIEHAYLDRAPNTITVAVHQEDGDLVATVTDAGTWRHPSAEPGSRGRGTAIMRQLSKVFDRTTTAAGTTVQLRLSPIGSAA
- a CDS encoding VOC family protein: MVVQLNHTIVRVRDKRESARFVAEILGLAEPKPFGPFLVVEVDNEVSLDFADDHGPVHPQHYAFLVSEAEFDQIFGRIRARGLAYWADPGRRSPSEINTNDGGRGVYWEDPSGHFLEIITRPYGGGS
- a CDS encoding SpoIIE family protein phosphatase translates to MAEPQRRRLDGTAGGPLDGLPLLAQWANCEVRLLVQHRGHAVEINVALLSPLFKPVHHRLGETAFHLHPGDALLLYTDGITEARDEAGLEFGEVRVAAELAATHRPPPRRPSATSSTRRPRTPSAMPSTTPH
- a CDS encoding DUF4395 domain-containing protein, with product MRGTSIGACPLRAHLDPRLLRFSAGATASVLAVVLLIVDVARPLALGLLASQVAVFAFTAFVSFQWSLWAQIFARVIWPRIGPPAALEDARPARFAQLIGFVLTALALATFALGADVAGYSLTGLAFGLAALNAATGLCLGCKAYHLGLLFRTRRRTGG